From the Halalkalicoccus sp. NIPERK01 genome, one window contains:
- a CDS encoding Lrp/AsnC family transcriptional regulator, with amino-acid sequence MVREKDERLLLDEVDRGILYMLQENARTTTHDEISAEVGVSPSTVRNRIGQLEDAGIIEGYGPQIDYERAGFPLHVQFVCTVSASERSQRAREALEINGVVSVREMLTGERNLVVEVVAVGTRDLGAITEALNELEMTIHTSDIVTGSYSQPFNYFKLDSDEKKIGVGERHK; translated from the coding sequence ATGGTCAGGGAGAAGGACGAACGGCTCCTTCTGGACGAGGTCGACCGGGGCATCCTGTACATGCTCCAGGAGAACGCGCGCACCACGACCCACGACGAGATCAGCGCGGAGGTCGGCGTCTCGCCGAGCACCGTCCGCAACCGGATCGGACAGCTCGAGGACGCCGGGATCATCGAGGGGTACGGGCCACAGATCGACTACGAACGCGCGGGCTTCCCGCTTCACGTCCAGTTCGTCTGCACCGTCTCCGCCTCCGAACGGAGTCAGCGGGCACGGGAGGCCCTGGAGATCAACGGCGTCGTGAGCGTCCGCGAGATGCTCACCGGCGAGCGGAACCTCGTGGTCGAGGTCGTCGCCGTCGGGACGCGCGACCTCGGCGCGATCACCGAGGCGCTCAACGAGTTGGAGATGACCATCCATACGTCCGACATCGTCACCGGCTCGTACAGCCAGCCGTTCAACTACTTCAAACTAGATTCTGACGAAAAAAAAATCGGCGTCGGCGAGAGACATAAATGA
- a CDS encoding MFS transporter, with product MNVLSDPTRRRWLAWGALATVFLLVNLHRLSTAVLSGRLSADFGLTAAQLGTLHASFFLVYALVQIPTGVLADRVGPRHVGSAGAAVLSVGAVGFALGESYLVALLSRGLVGLGSGVIFVSILRFCANWFRTDEFGTMTGLTAGVAGLGAILATTPLALAAATIGWRRTLLGLAAVGLLAAVAVYALARSSPADAGLDPIEGVPEQPSVSLSGTATYLRALAGDRDQWLLSFVFFAGMGTILTLIGLWGVPYLVVVYGLDVTTASYYTLLGSVGLLAGPPAIGWLSDRIERRLLPMSVGLALFALALGVVPVVGRPPLSVVAGIYFLCGFLVGSAVLALSVVKERYPPDASGVATATVNTAGFVGATVFPTAMGVALDAYRTGDVVGGTVVYTEFGYRVAFAIVAGAVALAFLCSLWLLARESTRP from the coding sequence GTGAACGTCCTCTCGGACCCCACGAGACGCCGGTGGCTCGCGTGGGGGGCGCTCGCGACGGTCTTCCTGCTGGTGAACCTCCACCGCCTCTCGACGGCGGTCCTCTCGGGGCGTCTGAGCGCCGATTTCGGCCTGACGGCCGCCCAGTTGGGGACGCTGCACGCCTCCTTCTTCCTCGTCTACGCGCTCGTCCAGATCCCGACCGGCGTGCTCGCTGACCGGGTCGGCCCCCGCCACGTCGGATCGGCCGGCGCGGCCGTCCTGAGCGTCGGCGCGGTCGGGTTCGCGCTGGGCGAGAGCTACCTCGTGGCGCTCCTCTCGCGGGGGCTGGTCGGGCTGGGAAGCGGCGTGATCTTCGTCTCGATCCTCCGGTTCTGTGCGAACTGGTTTCGAACTGATGAGTTCGGGACGATGACGGGGCTGACCGCCGGCGTCGCCGGCCTCGGGGCGATACTGGCGACGACGCCGCTCGCGCTCGCCGCCGCGACGATCGGCTGGCGACGAACCCTACTCGGACTCGCGGCCGTCGGCCTGCTCGCCGCCGTCGCGGTCTACGCCCTCGCGCGGAGTTCGCCCGCCGACGCCGGTCTCGACCCCATCGAGGGCGTCCCCGAACAGCCCTCGGTGTCGCTCTCGGGAACCGCCACGTACCTGCGGGCGCTCGCGGGCGACCGCGACCAGTGGCTCCTCTCGTTCGTCTTCTTCGCGGGCATGGGGACGATTCTGACGCTCATCGGCCTGTGGGGCGTGCCGTACCTCGTGGTCGTCTACGGCCTCGACGTGACGACCGCGTCGTACTACACCCTGCTGGGGTCGGTCGGACTGCTCGCCGGGCCGCCCGCGATCGGCTGGCTCTCCGATAGAATCGAACGCCGTCTCCTGCCCATGAGCGTCGGCCTCGCGCTGTTCGCGCTCGCGCTCGGGGTCGTTCCGGTCGTCGGTCGACCGCCGCTTTCGGTCGTCGCCGGGATCTACTTTCTCTGTGGATTCCTCGTCGGCTCGGCGGTGCTCGCCCTCTCGGTCGTCAAGGAGCGGTACCCGCCCGACGCCAGCGGCGTCGCCACCGCGACCGTCAACACCGCCGGGTTCGTCGGCGCGACCGTCTTCCCGACGGCGATGGGCGTGGCGCTGGACGCCTACAGAACGGGCGACGTCGTCGGCGGCACGGTCGTCTACACCGAGTTCGGCTACCGGGTCGCCTTCGCCATCGTCGCCGGCGCGGTCGCGCTCGCCTTCCTGTGTTCGCTGTGGCTGCTCGCCCGGGAGTCGACGCGCCCGTAG
- a CDS encoding OsmC family protein gives MADSTLQEEQAPLKEEYTENPEAAKITLSATGSEQADVRSCDVDIGRAVYEAELHEGAAGPGTGACSGDLLLGALAACSQLTAQAVADAFDLDVSIETEVSGDLDLRGTMGIDEDVPVGFEGIRMDVTVDGEVEEETAASLQRATEKYCVVYQTLANAPTMETDWHFE, from the coding sequence ATGGCAGACAGTACCTTACAGGAGGAGCAGGCGCCGCTGAAGGAGGAGTACACGGAGAACCCCGAGGCCGCGAAGATCACGCTCTCGGCGACGGGCAGCGAGCAGGCGGACGTCCGCTCGTGCGACGTCGACATCGGGCGGGCGGTCTACGAGGCCGAACTCCACGAGGGCGCGGCGGGGCCGGGGACCGGCGCGTGTTCGGGCGACCTGCTGTTGGGGGCGCTCGCGGCGTGTTCACAGCTCACCGCCCAGGCGGTCGCCGACGCGTTCGACCTCGACGTCTCGATCGAGACGGAGGTGAGCGGCGACCTGGACCTGCGGGGGACGATGGGGATCGACGAGGACGTCCCGGTGGGGTTCGAGGGGATCCGGATGGACGTCACGGTCGACGGGGAGGTAGAGGAAGAAACCGCCGCGTCGCTCCAGCGCGCGACCGAGAAGTACTGCGTGGTGTACCAGACGCTCGCGAACGCGCCGACGATGGAGACGGACTGGCACTTCGAGTGA
- a CDS encoding acetate--CoA ligase family protein: protein MNSERMDALLAPDSIAVVGASPDSWYSSNLVENLQEYGYDGDVYYVNPGREEAWGAPCHDSITDVPAVVDLVVVSVPREYVLGVVEDAGGMGVPSALVITAGFAEADAEGAALEERLGELAEEYGMAICGPNTIGLANTHDETVITSTCSRKPGKGSIGLVSQSGALAFTTFYERAADEDIDFSYIVATGNEASLSMADYVGFMAGSERVDVVCAYIEGVDDPRRFVESAGAAVRGGTPVLATKVGRSDVAEQASLSHTGSVTGDTAAWDAAFEHAGIERVPDIPDLLGRSRVHTAFDPPESANVCLASTSGGLASLLADMAAERDLSLPPLAGETEQALLDMEDLLTFGAMHNPADIRGYGADVLPEIAEVLFADDDFDAYVFAVGLPAVGERAEDIADAMLRVRDMADDPVLFLWTGRKEPEPGDGSPLPYDRVRRETPLYYDPGRCLDALASLVRFGERTERESTRSLTEVPRVETPALPAERVLTWDEGSRLLESGGISPVETRLATSPEEAVDHAEAMDGPVVLKVDSRDLPHRSDAGAVAVGVAPENAAERYTEVVTNAREYTDDAAEIEGVLVQKQANLDSSTEVLVGVSRDEGFGPVLTVAPGGELVELFGPGAGVTLLPPVDPDEVREAIARTPLFDLLSGYRGRPPGDVDSLTELVSRVGDLAVGASAPEIDELDLNPVLVGSDGISVVDVLVRTGP from the coding sequence ATGAACTCCGAGCGGATGGACGCGCTTCTCGCGCCCGACTCGATCGCGGTCGTCGGCGCGAGTCCCGACTCGTGGTACTCCTCGAACCTGGTCGAAAATCTTCAGGAATACGGCTACGACGGCGACGTTTACTACGTGAATCCGGGCCGCGAGGAGGCGTGGGGCGCGCCGTGTCACGACTCGATCACCGACGTGCCGGCGGTCGTCGATCTGGTGGTGGTAAGCGTCCCCCGGGAGTACGTCCTCGGCGTCGTTGAGGACGCCGGCGGGATGGGCGTTCCGAGCGCGCTGGTCATCACCGCCGGGTTCGCCGAGGCCGACGCGGAGGGTGCGGCACTCGAGGAGCGGTTGGGCGAACTCGCAGAGGAGTACGGAATGGCGATCTGCGGGCCGAACACGATCGGCCTCGCGAACACCCACGACGAGACGGTGATCACCTCGACGTGCTCGCGAAAGCCCGGAAAAGGGTCGATCGGGCTGGTGAGCCAGTCGGGCGCGCTCGCCTTTACGACCTTCTACGAGCGGGCCGCAGACGAGGACATCGATTTCTCCTATATCGTCGCCACCGGCAACGAGGCGAGCCTCTCGATGGCGGATTACGTCGGGTTCATGGCCGGCTCCGAGCGCGTCGACGTCGTCTGCGCCTACATCGAGGGGGTCGACGACCCCCGGCGGTTCGTCGAGAGCGCGGGCGCGGCGGTACGGGGGGGAACGCCCGTGCTCGCCACGAAGGTCGGTAGGTCCGACGTCGCCGAGCAGGCCTCGCTCTCGCACACGGGGTCGGTGACGGGTGACACCGCCGCGTGGGACGCCGCCTTCGAGCATGCCGGAATCGAGCGCGTCCCCGACATCCCCGATCTACTCGGCAGATCGCGGGTCCACACGGCGTTCGACCCGCCCGAGAGCGCGAACGTCTGTCTGGCCTCGACCAGCGGCGGCCTCGCCAGCCTGCTCGCGGACATGGCCGCCGAGCGCGACCTCTCGCTCCCGCCGCTTGCGGGAGAAACCGAGCAGGCGCTGTTGGACATGGAGGACCTGCTGACCTTCGGCGCGATGCACAACCCCGCCGACATTCGGGGGTACGGCGCGGACGTCCTCCCCGAGATCGCGGAGGTCCTGTTCGCCGACGACGATTTCGACGCCTACGTCTTCGCGGTCGGACTGCCCGCGGTCGGCGAGCGCGCCGAGGACATCGCCGACGCCATGCTCCGAGTCAGAGACATGGCCGACGATCCCGTCCTCTTCCTCTGGACCGGACGGAAGGAGCCCGAACCCGGGGATGGGTCGCCGCTGCCCTACGATCGGGTGCGCCGGGAGACGCCGCTGTACTACGACCCTGGCCGGTGTCTCGACGCGCTGGCCTCGTTGGTCCGCTTCGGCGAGCGGACAGAGCGAGAGTCGACGCGGTCGCTGACCGAGGTCCCGAGAGTCGAGACGCCGGCGCTCCCCGCCGAGCGGGTGTTGACGTGGGACGAAGGATCACGACTGCTCGAATCGGGCGGGATCTCCCCGGTCGAGACGCGCCTCGCGACGAGTCCCGAGGAAGCGGTCGACCACGCGGAAGCGATGGATGGCCCGGTCGTCCTGAAGGTCGATTCCCGCGACCTCCCCCACCGCAGCGACGCGGGGGCGGTCGCCGTCGGCGTCGCACCCGAAAACGCGGCCGAGCGCTACACGGAGGTCGTGACAAACGCCCGCGAGTACACGGACGACGCGGCCGAGATCGAGGGCGTGCTCGTCCAAAAACAGGCGAACCTCGACTCGTCCACCGAGGTCCTGGTGGGCGTCTCACGTGACGAGGGGTTCGGCCCCGTGCTGACGGTCGCACCGGGCGGCGAACTCGTCGAACTGTTCGGTCCCGGCGCGGGCGTGACGCTGCTTCCCCCGGTGGATCCCGACGAGGTCCGCGAGGCGATCGCCAGAACTCCGCTCTTCGATCTCCTCTCGGGCTATCGCGGCCGACCGCCGGGCGATGTCGATTCCCTCACGGAACTCGTGAGCCGCGTGGGCGACCTCGCGGTCGGCGCGAGCGCTCCGGAAATCGACGAACTCGACCTGAATCCCGTGCTCGTCGGTAGTGATGGGATCTCGGTCGTCGATGTCCTCGTGCGGACCGGCCCCTAG